TTACAAAACATCCCGAAGTTAGCAACTATGCAACTATTTGGATGGATACCTTCGTTCACACTACCAGAAAAGGAAGAACAGAGTTTGGACTGACCAATACCAATAAACTTATAAAATCCTATAAGGGCATTACTGGTCTTAAAACCGGCTCCACAAGCATTGCTAAATACTGCTTATCCGCCACAGCAAAAAGAGATAATATGGACCTAATTGCCGTAATACTGGCAGCACCGGATACAAAAACAAGATTTAAAGAAGCAGCTAAGCTACTTAATTATGGTTTTGCCAATTATTCTATATATGTTGATGATAACAAAGATATTGACCTTGAGCCTGTTAAAGTAAATAAGGGGGTCTTAGATTATGTAAACGGACATATTAAGGATAAATTTTCTTATTTATGTTCAAAAAACAGGTCACAGGAAAATATCAGGAAAGAAGTTGTGCTTTATGATAAGGTTCAAGCACCTGTATCATCAGGAGATAAAATCGGTGATATCATATATTATTATGATAATGAAAAAATAGGCATCATAGATATATTAGCTGCTGAAACAGTAAATAAAGCAGGCTTTAAAGATTGTTTGCTTAAGACTTTAAAAAAATATTTTCTTGCAACTAAATAAGCCATTCATTAATTTAATCTTTATTGACACTTTTTATCCTAATGGTATAGTATAATAAATATGCATTATTTTGATTGCATAAAATCAGAAAGGAGAAACCATGGTTTACTTATGGATATTCTCTGGTTTACTACTATTGCTAATTCTATGGTCCAGCCTGGAACAAAGGATATTAGTAAAATCGGAATATATTATTCAAGCAAGGAAGGAATCCCTGACAGAAGAAATTAACTTTGTTGTACTTTCAGACCTGCATAATAAAAAAATTGGGAAAAACAATAGGGTCCTGATTAAAAAAATATTGGATCAAAATCCTGATTTTGTTATAATAGCTGGGGATTTAGTAACAAAACGAAAACCCTGTTACCCAAGTAATGCATATGATTTGATTAAAGAGCTTTCAGATTATTATCCAATATTTTATGGATATGGTAATCATGAACAATCTTTTGAGGATATGAGTAAAGACCCTAATAAAGATGAATTTCTGTATGAAGCATGGTGTAAATATAAAAATAAGCTTTTAGATCTTGGTGTTCATCTTTTAGATAATAAAAGTATCATAATTCAAAGTAGTAATAATAAGCTCACAATAACCGGGCTTTCTTTACCTATGGATTATTATCGTAAAGGCAAGTTAGCAAAGCTTGAACAAGATGAAATTACTAATAAAATCGGCAAAAGAAGCAAAGAAGGATATCAGATTCTAATTGCTCATAATCCTATGTATTTTAAAGAATATATAGGCTGGAGGGCAGATTTGGTTCTTAGCGGCCATGTCCATGGGGGATTAGTAAGGCTTCCCTTTATTGGAGGGGTTATTTCTCCACAGGTAAGGCTGTTTCCCAAATATGACGCAGGATTATTCTCTGAGCAAGGTTATAATATGGTGGTTTCAAGAGGCCTAGGTACACATTCCTATATGCCTAGGTTCTTTAATCCACCACAGCTACTAGTTATAAAAATAAAGCCAAGTTAATGGTAGTCAGATGAAAGGAGCAATATGAGCATTCCGGTAAAACTGGAGGCATTTGAAGGTCCTCTTGATCTTCTGCTTCATTTAATAGATAAAAATAAAATAAATATATATGATATACCCATAGTTGAAATAACCGAACAATATCTTGAATATATTAAGCAGATGGAGTCAAAGAACCTAGAGATTATGAGTGAATTTCTGGTTATGGCTGCTACATTAATTAACATTAAATCCCGTATGCTTTTACCTTCTAAGGTTGAAGAAGATGAAGAAGAGATTGATCCTAGGCAGGAACTTGTAGAACGGCTGTTACAATATAAGATGTTTAAATATATGGCTGAGCAATTAAAGGACAAGCAAGAAGATGCTTCAAGGATTATGTTTAAGCCTCCCACCATACCTGAGGAAATTGGTGATTTTAAGGAAGAGATAGATGTCAGTCAGTTGATAGGAGATTTGACTCTTACTAAACTTCATGATATTTTTAAAAAGGTTATAAAAAAACAAACTGATAAAATAGATCCAATACGTAGCAAGTTTGGTAAAATTGAAAGGGAAGAAATTGATTTATCCCATATATTTACCTATATTCAGCAGTACGGTATTGAACATAAGAAATTTTATTTTAGCAATCTTTTAAAAGAAGAATCTACAAAGATGGAAATTATCGTAACCTTCCTAGGAATCTTAGAACTGATTAAGCTTGGAAGAATTAAGATAGAGCAGGATTATATGTTTGATGACATAAGGATTACTTATTTGGCTTCAGACATTATAGAAATGGAGGAGGAAGGATTTTAGTGGAGTTGAAATTAGCAGAAGCACAGATTGAGGCAATTCTTTTTACCATGGGAGAAGCTGTTGAGTTGGGTCGGCTGGCTAAAGCTATTGAACATGATGAGGAAACCACCAAAAAAATAATACATAGTATGATGGATAAATACGAGGATGAAAGCAGAGGTATTCAAATTATAGAGCTTAACGGAGCATATCAACTTGGAACTAAGGCTTCATTATATGAAACCATAGTAAAGCTTACCCATATCCCTAAAAAACATGTACTGACCGATATACTGCTGGAAACCCTATCTATCATTGCATATAAACAGCCCATTACCAAACTTCAAATTGAAGCAATTCGAGGGGTTAAATCAGATCACGCCGTTAATAAATTAATAGAGTATGGTTTAGTTTGTGAACTGGGCAGGATGGATGCACCGGGAAAGCCTATATTATTTGGTACTACCGAGGAGTTTTTAAGATGTTTCGGCTTACAATCATTAGAGGCTCTGCCGGCTATAAATCCTGAAAAAGTAGAAGATTTCAAACTACAGGCTGAAGAAGAGGCAGAACAGCTAACCCTAGATATATAAAATCAGAGTCTGTTTCAATCTATAAATTATATTGAAAACAGACTCTGATTTTATCTATTTATAGGTTGGTACCATGATATCAATCCCTCTTGCAGGGCCTCTTCAAAAGACGACGGAATATCCGGGGCTTTACCCCCATAATGCTTATAAAAACTTTCTGGGTAAAGAATTTTTTTATTCTTTTTTATACTGTCTATATCTACCCTTGCTTCTTCACCTTCTCTTATTTTCCTGGCTACTACAACAATTCGATAATTGGCCAGTTCGTAGGAACAGGTCGACAGGGTTAAAATTTGATCATCCTCATTTATATCTATATCATCAATATTATAAAAAGATCGAACCCTTAACTGATATATAAATTCTAAAAAGTCCTTATGGTTTTTAAAAGTGGATCTGTTATATCTGAAGAAATCACCTTTATCATCATTTCCCGGAGTTATAAATACGGAAAAAACCTTCCATAATGCCTCTTCATATATAGTATCAAAACTTATAATGGGATGTTCCTTCATAAAATCTAATTTTTTATATTCCAATAGATAATGGAACATATCATCAGAAGAGGTCATATTATGGCCGTGGATTACAAGATTTTTTGTATTCCTTTCTACTGATGAACTAGAATCTAGAAAGATGCTGCCGGCTTTTAGATATTCCTTAGTAGTCCAGTCCCTTGTCAGATAAAATTCCGGATCTTTAGGGTCGGATTGAACCACAACATAGTCAATCTTTGTATCGTTTTCCCCATTTATATTATCTATCTTAATCCAACCCTTAACCTCTTCATTAACTTCCAGTAGTTTTTTGAATTTAATAAGTCGTCCCTTCTCATCACGATTAGGATCGGGAGTAGGTGTTATTGCTACACTTATTTTTGAATCATCTGGAGTATTAATCCTATTATCAACTTCTATATTTGGCCCAGACCTCACATTAACTTGTGGTAAAGGAGTATGATATAAATCTCTAGCCTTATCTATAGCTTTTTTTAGCTTGTAGGGCTGTATTAGAACTTCATTAATAAAAAGAACTGAAAATACTATAAAACCTATGGTAAATAAAATCCTAAGGCTACGAATAATAATTTTTCTTCTTTTTTTCTTTTTACTAATAGACTCTTCAGACATAACAGTATCCCCTTTTGCTAAAATCTTGGTATATCATAATTATATATCTTAGGAATAAGTAGGTAAAGATACAAATAAATTGAAATAAAGAATAGGATAGGATGATTGTTTTGACAAAGATTAAACCTATGCTAAATTTAAGATTTTGTATCTGTTTTATACTTCTGCTTATATCGTCTCTTATCAATTATAATAGTTTATATAACTATTATAAGGATAACTTTAATCAAGAGATTATAAAAGAGGAGAATATTGAAGAAAAATTCAAAAAAGAAAATATTAAAATTCAAGAAGAACAATCCTACAGTCCATCCCCTAAAATAGAACTTAATTCTTTATCAGCCTTACTTATGGATGGTGAAAATAACCGGGTATTGTATGAAGTAAATGGATATCAAGAAATGCCCATGGCCAGTACAACAAAGATTATGACTTGTATTATAGCCTTAGAAGCAGGCAATCTTAATGATGTGGTAACAGTATCATCATATGCCGCAGGAATGCCCGATGTACAGTTACATATTAAAGCTGGGGAACAGTATTATCTAAAAGATCTTTTATATCCTCTGATGCTTGAAAGTCATAATGATGTTGCTGTGGCAATTGCTGAGCATATAGGTGGATCCGTTGAAGGATTTGCCACTATGATGAATGATATGGCCAGATCCCTAGGCTGTAATAATACCAATTTTGTAACTCCCAGTGGCCTAGATGCAGAAGGACATTATACTACTGCCAAAGATCTGGCGGTTATTGCATCTTATGCTATTAAAAACAAGGATTTTATTACCATAACTAATACACCTACATATCAATTTAAAGAGCTTAAAAAAGGAAGAACTTTTTCTGTTTCAAATAAAAATAAGTTCCTATATATGATGGATGGAGCAATAGGTATAAAAACAGGCTTTACCGGAAAAGCAGGATATTGTTTTGTAGGAGCCCTAAAAAGATCTGACAGAACACTAATTTCAGTAGTTCTAGCTTGTGGTTGGCCCCCAAGAAAAAATTTGAAATGGGCAGATACAAAGCAGTTAATGACCTATGGAATTGAAAACTTTGAAAAGAAGCAGATTTTTGAAGAGGTTAATCTAGATCCTGTCTATGTAGAAGATGGTCAAAGGGCTTATATTGGCCTTGATATAAAAGGAGATTTAAATCTCTTATTGGGAAAGAATGAAAAAGTTTCTATCGAATATGAGCTGCCGAAATCTTTATACGCACCTGTAGAAAAAGGATCCAAGGTGGGAGTGGCAAAATATTATATTGATAAAAAGCTATACACAGAAATACCGATTTTTACCACTGAAGAAAGTAAAAAGATTGATTTTAATTTCTGCCTAAAAAAAATAATAAAACTTTGGAGCTTGCAATATTAATAAATAATATTAATGACAAGCTTGTGATTTGAATCAAGGAAAAATGCATATAATCTATTTATACTGGGATTGTATTTAATATGAATTAGAAAAATACAAATATACACATA
This genomic interval from Herbinix luporum contains the following:
- a CDS encoding D-alanyl-D-alanine carboxypeptidase family protein: MRKINILLVLVLLIMFILPSAIFASNIKSSKPDIDGVIPVTAMVDSKMELESPSAVLMEGSTGTILFEKNKDEKLKPASITKIMTLLLIFEALDAGQISLTDEVSVSEHAASMGGSQVYLEPYEVQNVETLIKCISISSANDASVAMAEHIAGSEEEFVARMNKRAKELGMNNTNFVNCCGLDADNHYSTAYDIALMSRELITKHPEVSNYATIWMDTFVHTTRKGRTEFGLTNTNKLIKSYKGITGLKTGSTSIAKYCLSATAKRDNMDLIAVILAAPDTKTRFKEAAKLLNYGFANYSIYVDDNKDIDLEPVKVNKGVLDYVNGHIKDKFSYLCSKNRSQENIRKEVVLYDKVQAPVSSGDKIGDIIYYYDNEKIGIIDILAAETVNKAGFKDCLLKTLKKYFLATK
- the scpB gene encoding SMC-Scp complex subunit ScpB; protein product: MELKLAEAQIEAILFTMGEAVELGRLAKAIEHDEETTKKIIHSMMDKYEDESRGIQIIELNGAYQLGTKASLYETIVKLTHIPKKHVLTDILLETLSIIAYKQPITKLQIEAIRGVKSDHAVNKLIEYGLVCELGRMDAPGKPILFGTTEEFLRCFGLQSLEALPAINPEKVEDFKLQAEEEAEQLTLDI
- a CDS encoding metallophosphoesterase, yielding MVYLWIFSGLLLLLILWSSLEQRILVKSEYIIQARKESLTEEINFVVLSDLHNKKIGKNNRVLIKKILDQNPDFVIIAGDLVTKRKPCYPSNAYDLIKELSDYYPIFYGYGNHEQSFEDMSKDPNKDEFLYEAWCKYKNKLLDLGVHLLDNKSIIIQSSNNKLTITGLSLPMDYYRKGKLAKLEQDEITNKIGKRSKEGYQILIAHNPMYFKEYIGWRADLVLSGHVHGGLVRLPFIGGVISPQVRLFPKYDAGLFSEQGYNMVVSRGLGTHSYMPRFFNPPQLLVIKIKPS
- a CDS encoding D-alanyl-D-alanine carboxypeptidase family protein, encoding MTKIKPMLNLRFCICFILLLISSLINYNSLYNYYKDNFNQEIIKEENIEEKFKKENIKIQEEQSYSPSPKIELNSLSALLMDGENNRVLYEVNGYQEMPMASTTKIMTCIIALEAGNLNDVVTVSSYAAGMPDVQLHIKAGEQYYLKDLLYPLMLESHNDVAVAIAEHIGGSVEGFATMMNDMARSLGCNNTNFVTPSGLDAEGHYTTAKDLAVIASYAIKNKDFITITNTPTYQFKELKKGRTFSVSNKNKFLYMMDGAIGIKTGFTGKAGYCFVGALKRSDRTLISVVLACGWPPRKNLKWADTKQLMTYGIENFEKKQIFEEVNLDPVYVEDGQRAYIGLDIKGDLNLLLGKNEKVSIEYELPKSLYAPVEKGSKVGVAKYYIDKKLYTEIPIFTTEESKKIDFNFCLKKIIKLWSLQY
- a CDS encoding class B sortase → MSEESISKKKKRRKIIIRSLRILFTIGFIVFSVLFINEVLIQPYKLKKAIDKARDLYHTPLPQVNVRSGPNIEVDNRINTPDDSKISVAITPTPDPNRDEKGRLIKFKKLLEVNEEVKGWIKIDNINGENDTKIDYVVVQSDPKDPEFYLTRDWTTKEYLKAGSIFLDSSSSVERNTKNLVIHGHNMTSSDDMFHYLLEYKKLDFMKEHPIISFDTIYEEALWKVFSVFITPGNDDKGDFFRYNRSTFKNHKDFLEFIYQLRVRSFYNIDDIDINEDDQILTLSTCSYELANYRIVVVARKIREGEEARVDIDSIKKNKKILYPESFYKHYGGKAPDIPSSFEEALQEGLISWYQPINR
- a CDS encoding segregation and condensation protein A; translation: MSIPVKLEAFEGPLDLLLHLIDKNKINIYDIPIVEITEQYLEYIKQMESKNLEIMSEFLVMAATLINIKSRMLLPSKVEEDEEEIDPRQELVERLLQYKMFKYMAEQLKDKQEDASRIMFKPPTIPEEIGDFKEEIDVSQLIGDLTLTKLHDIFKKVIKKQTDKIDPIRSKFGKIEREEIDLSHIFTYIQQYGIEHKKFYFSNLLKEESTKMEIIVTFLGILELIKLGRIKIEQDYMFDDIRITYLASDIIEMEEEGF